A stretch of DNA from Rattus rattus isolate New Zealand chromosome 1, Rrattus_CSIRO_v1, whole genome shotgun sequence:
TATAGGATACACGAGAGACTCTGCATTCATATGTCTGGTAAGGGCTCTGGAATGATTTTCACCATCCAGAGATTCTAGGCCACTAATAACAGGGTCTTAAACATCTTGGAATCCAACAAAGTGTCAAAGTCTTCAAAGAAAGAGCTAACCACCCACAGCAGTCTGCTTCTGCCACTACATTGCTGGCAGGCCTCTACTCAACCCTGGACATCTATCTCAAGAGTTCTTTATCTTAACTTATACTATCCAAAACCTAAGTATGGAGGAAATGGGTATACAAGTAGATCAACTACGCTCTTGGGAGCATGAGCCCATCTTGACTGTGGAAGTGATGGAAGGACAAGTCCTCTGCTTATAAGCAGGGTCATATAAAATATCAGACTCACAGTACCTTCAACACTACAATGTCACAATTCATTTATAGATGTTAACTGCGGGAATTTCCCCTTATTATTTAGCACCTCCAAAAGGCACTTGCTTTGCTTGTGCCTTGGGACTAACTCCATGTCAGTCCCTTTATCCTCATTGAAACTTCTGACTTTAGATTACTTGTACATCTGTTGCTTCAGGTATAATATTATTCTAGGGGGGGAGGCTGGGAATACCTGGGGCTTCTATTTTGATCCAGAATGAAAAGGGCAGCTCTAATAATAGTGCTCCTCCTAGCAGGCATTGGCATGGCAGTGTCTCCCAACATGGGAGCACAGGTTGGTATAAAAGTTTGTTTAACTGGTACCCCTGGCCTCAGAGAAAGATTAAGAATCAATGATTTGACTTACCAGAACAActcaaaagggaggagggagattgAAGTCTACTCCCTTTAACCTAATATTAGGTATTTTGTATTCGATTCCTATTTTGTTCAtaaggtgaaattaagttcaCTTTCTCAGAactgacactgaagaatgctaTTAAGACAAAAATTATGGTTGAATTTCTTATATGCTGTTTTCTCAGTGTACTGGAACTCTCCTGTATATGATTTGTACACCTACCCTCTTATCTCACTTTGGACCAATCAGTTTAAACATTAGCTGATAATACACTAATAAGCCAAGATGTTGTGCTACTCCCTTGCTTGCAGTTTAATCTTTTGAACctgttttttcctataaaaatccTGCTTTCAggacatacaggaaacacaattaGGCTTTTAAGTCTTTTTTATGGTTCTGAATGTTCAGCTTTGGGGTGTACATTCAATAAACTAGTCTTGCTTAACTGAAATTGAAGTTCTTATGGTTTGTGTAGGGATTCCCGAACTCAAACACTAACCAGACATGCATCCTCCCTTcttgattcattctctctcttgaGACCTCTCTTTTAAGAATTCCAATATTTAATTGAAGCTGGTAGCTGTTGAAGAAGTAAAAATAgttctgtaggttgatgtcattatgcaggtaaaggcaggtacaggatagaaccaGGCCTGTCAATGGATGAGAAAGAATCATGTATGGAAAAGttttggagaggcagaggaagccagagtgaggagaagggggaagccgagagaacatggtggcagattcCTCTCTgaacatttacaggttgttacgactATTCTTAAGGGGTGAGTGTGTACAGGATTTTCTGTTGTCTAGATGGGGAAATAATATCCTGTCTAGGTGGGCGATATTTTATCCCTATCACATGGTTGTAAGTTTCTTGTGtgaatgtattgtggattgagaatttagctTGTAAActtgattgttgggttacagttttcCGAGTCTTGACTTTAACAGGTGGCTGGAACCATATTGTTCATGGCTAACAGAGAGCGGCCTGGAGAGaaactaatctgagatgaattaGCCATAGTTTCAATGGCCCTCTGAAGCTGGTACTAGAAGGGGAGTCAGAATGCCAGAGAATATGTGGAAACCATTCCATCACATTTTTAGTTTTACGGGAACAATCTACTTAAAAAATGGTATTTTCAACACTCCTTTCTCTTGCAGAATATTTGACCAAAATGTGacccctgagattgtgttatttactgaaaaaactgtttctagttgtgtggCAAGCTTTACCATACCCttaatctctctggctggaaaataaacacacccttagtacacacctttaattccaaataatgaaggtaaagttagtttgcagaaggaagcactcctgtttgaaagtgatatctaactgagtggcagacaaagtgatgattcaaagaaagatttgacagaataggatatgtacaactctcatgagaagagagaggaaagagaagctacttaagggcCAGTGCAGATAAGAAAGGAggaagttttacagagacaggctgaagaaagaacaagctagacacagttGGATACAGAAccaaccagagaatgagaaggagccagaaaattggaaaagattattagtatgaggccaagcataACAATCAAGGAGGAGCTAAGGGAAGCCAGATGAAATCAGTTAGTATGAAGAGGAGTTTGAGCAAGAACcgctgagttgaaccagtcagccaTCAGTTAGAAAGAACTAGAGAGAGGAGAGTTCActtagcagtaagtctcagaaactgaagaagcttccaggactaggcttaGGTTAACAGATTGAAACAGTAGGCCTATAGACAACAATTATTTCAGaagaataaaagataattttacacctttcttttgcttttagttCTTATGATAGGAACTGAAAATGCTGTCAGTGATAAGATGTGCTTTAACCAAACATaagctttgaaataaaaataatgtaatatattatttatttatttatttatttatttatttatttatttatttatttgtgtgtgtccttgtgttaATGTCTGTTCTGTGTACATACAAACATGTGTGgttacttcctttcttttaccATATTAGTTGAAGGATTCAACTCAAGTCATAAAGTAGTTACAGCAGTTGCTCTTATCTATTGAGCCACGAAGCCTGACTCTCAGCTGTtcatttcttaaaagaaacatttcattaaattttttcaACTAATGGGAAATTCAAAAGTTATTGTCTTCCACACCTTTTATGCTCCATCAACTGAAAGATTTATAGTGAAGGGATGGGAATATCTATGTGGGTTGTTTGGACTCCATTTATGCTCTAAACTAAACTTGATTGTATTACAGAGATCTGAGTGGTAGCTTTGTAATAGAGCTTCATAAAGACTGCTATAGCATAGTCCTTAGAGTCTCCAGACAATCTTGGGCATCAATTAGAAACTTTTAGATTATAGTATGTAtctttaatgaaataattaataacaatatcTTATGTTTGGaaatacattaagaaaacaaaagccaagttGCATAAGAAACATGGTTATGTGTTGTTTTTGAACATATTCCTCCTGAGAATAACTATACAATATTGGGATGTAATCCCTATGGtctttcatgaaaataaaaatgctgcTTCATGTTGCTACTTGACATTGTAGAACACTTACAATACCAACACCAGGAAGAAGCTGTTCTTCTTAGGTAGTCATCATAGCTACAATATCTGGAAAAAGGATCATTAAAGTTGAAAAAGAGATCCTATatgctttttatttctgtgagtcTTACTTGTCCAATCATTGAAGTATTCAATTTAGGTCAAAATTAAATTGTTATGCAGATAAATGTTAAATAAGTGACAGGaatatcctttctttctcctggacACTTAAATGGAACATTAAGATGATAGCAGAGTTCAGAAGATGAGAACATGACACTTTCTTattcaattttctgttttgtaattGAAACACTTTTATATGTCAACTCTAAGAGAGCTTGTGTGCATTATAAGGTAAAGGTGAATTCTTAATTTAGATGCATTTGTCTCCAAGTttctataaaaatagaaaaacaaaaatgtgcatCTGTTCAAATGGGTTGTTTGCCTCACAGGAGTTTTGAGGTCTCTGTTCTCTTGCTAGCACACTGATAGTGGGAGAGTTCCTTTGTGGAGAGTACTTAACATTTGTGGCTGCTGAGTGTGTTCTGTGCAACCCTCTGCCTGCTCTGTTGTCTTCACAGATGTCTAATTCTGGCCTCAGGAAGAATGGAAGCCTGTCTTTCTGCAGTGAATTCACATTGGTAGCCTTTTCTTCTCTAGCAGAGCTGCAGCCTGTCCTCTTTTTGGTGTTCTTGGTTACCTACTTGTTTACTGTGGGAGGAAACCTCACCATCATCTGTGTGATCTGGGTCACCCGTTCtctgcacacacccatgtatttCTTCTTGGCCAACCTCTCCTTTCTGGAGATGTGCTATATCAGTAGTGTGGTGCCTCAGATGCTGGTGCACTTGCTGGTGCAGATCAAGACCATAAGTGTGAGAGGCTGTGCAGTTCAGATGTATGTATTCACCATCTTGGGGCTGACAGAATGCTGCCTTCTGGCAACTATGGCTTATGATCGCTTTGTGGCTATTTGTCATCCACTGCATTACCCTCTGCGGATGGGCCCTTCTGTCTGTTTGAAATTGGCTGGTGCATCTTGGATGACTGGGATCCTCGTAGAATCAGCCCAGACCACCTGGATCTTCACTCTGCCCTTTTGTGGAGCAGGAACAATTCAGCACTTTTTTTGTGACATCATGCCTGTGGTAAAATTAGCTTGTGTGGATACTTCCCAGAATGAAATtgtgatatttattatttctcttatctTCATTATGAGCCCTTGTCTCTTCATTCTGTGCTCCTATGTCCGCATTATTCTGACCATCTTGAAAATGCCCTCAGCAGCAGGCAGACACAAAGCTTTCTCCACCTGCTCTTCTCATATCctggttgtttctcttttctatggCACTGCCTTGTTTACTTATCTCCAACCCAAGGGTTCACACACCCCAGACACCGACAAGGCTACTGCTCTCATGTACACTGTGGTCACTCCTGCTCTGAATCCTGTTATCTACACTTTGAGAAACAAGGAAGTGAAAGAAGCCTTTCACAAGGTAACACAGAGGAAACTTCATAGACAAATAGACTAGTTTAGCCTTAGCAGCTGAAATTTTTACCACTGTGCAGGTTCTTCTCATGACTCCTTTATTACATGTTGTTATTGAAGTGTTGATAGTCTAATAACCAGAAGataattgtgtttgttttgtagttttcaaTGTGAACAACTAAAAATAACACATTCATTCAAGTATTTTAATGgcacttggaattgaactcaaccAACTCTATCAAACTAAAtctggtcttttttttctcttgacttgAACTTTCAGATAaatcttgaactcactctatattACAGTTAAGACTTGGATCATGGTTTTATCATCTCAGTTTCAAAAATCTGGGATTACAAAGCAGTACTAAATTTGCTATATTCAAATTTATTCAAATTTTCAACCTCACATCTGTGTCACATTGCTACGTTCATTTAAGAATTGTTAAGAGTATTGTAACCAtaatacaaaaaatatattttcctttagatAATGATTGAGTAAATTCCTCCTGCCATGAAAATTTGTTTAAAGCTTGATCCTGAAGGTTAAGGAATCTCATCCCATCACTTGTTCACTCTTGACTAGTACAGATTTATGGAACTAGTCAGGAATTCTTGTAAGTGTATAGCATTTGGATTTGAACTTTGGAAATGGTAAATTAAATTGGAGAGATATAGAAGGTACAGTGtcagttaaaaatggaaataaactaaTTGATACAATTGACATGCCTGTATCTATTATTCGCAACATTCCACATCTGGAAGTAACTAAAACCCCAATCTATTGGGTATGCCTATGAGGTTTGCTTGTTTGGATGTTTGTTTTAAGTTAATTAGTGTAGAAAGACCCAGTTGAAATACAGATCAATTAAGGTTGGTAAGACCCACATTTAATCACACACCTTCTCATGGCATACTATATAaaatacaagaagaaagaagctttTACTCGTTGCTTGCTTGCCTGGCTCTCCTCCAGGTTCAGTTATTCACTGATGTTAGAACTTCTTTGTGATTCTAGTctccagctgagacatccaggctTCAAGACTGAGTAGGATTAGATTCTTGACTTTCCTTTGGGAGACAGCCATTTTTGATTTGCTGGACCCCAACCTATGAGACACTTATAAATCAAGTATATGACCAGATGCAGAATGCAAATTTAGACACTTTATGCATAATATCTGATTGTCAGTCACTGCATGCTCTCCCTTCTGTTGCTAAAGAGATCCTCTCTGATGATAACTGGACAAGGTACCAgtctataatataatattattaagagtcatttaatttatttttttccagttgtgtttgACCTAGCCTAGGTGTCTGAGCTATTCAGTCTCTGGTTTCTGGCAATCTGGGTAGCGTGGAATGTGGGCTTCTTCTAGTGGTATAGGCCTCACTTTAAACTAAACATTgctggccactcccacaagttctataCCATCATTGTCtcggcagaaaaaaaaatgtaggtaaaGAGTTTTGTTTCTGGATTACTGTCCaggtttgcttttctgtgtcctgcagagtaccttccactGTCAATGAGACTAGAACTAATGAGTGAAGGCTTCAAGTCTACACCAGTTCTACCTCTCTACTTTCAATGAGCTATATGGAATCCTCAGAATCTAtcccatttcttcttctcatGGAATCCATGCATCCCCTTTATAaccatcctttctctaacctctctaggtctgtggattgtagtaaGCCTATCATTTACTTAGCAGATATTATCCAgttatatgtgaatacatactaaatttgttttcctgggtcttagttacctcacttgggatgatttatttttctacttgcattcatttgcctgcaaatttaatgatataatttttaacagttgagtaaaacaccattgtgtaaatctaccacatttttATAATTCATTCTTCAATTGatgggcatctaggttctttctagtttctggctattgtgaataatatTGCAATgaatacagaagagaaaatgtccttgtagtagggcagagaatcctttgggtatatactcCAAAATGGTGTAACCAGATCTTGAGATAGATTGAACCAATCCCCCATTTTCTGAGGATCTGCCACAATGATTTCTATAGGGGCTGCACTAGTtggcactcccaccagcaatagaggagtgctCCCATTGTTTCACATCCTCacagcatgaactgtcacttgttttattgatcttagctattctgacaagtgaaaaatgaaatttgagtcattttgatttgcatttccctgatgactaataatgtcgaacatttctttaagctcagccatttgaaattacTCCATTGAGAATTCCGGGTTTTTTTTTCGTAATTATAGCTAGTGTTTATTGCcttaatttttcctgttttctcttcttttattggattttttatttacatttctttttttctttagatatttttgttttatttgtttttgataattttatttttcttggatattttatatatttatatttcaaatgttctcccctttcctccttctcccatacTCTctatccctgcttctatgaggatgctcctattcccacccacccactctaacctcaacgccctggaattaccctacattgggaaacaagtgatcacaggaccaagggtttttcctcctattcaTGATGGACAATGACATCCTTTGCCACagatgtagctggagccatgggtccctccacgagtactcattggttggtagtttagtccctgtgagctctggtggaGTTTGGTTGatcgatattgttgttcttcctatgggattgcggACCCTATCTGTCCCTTCTGTATTTTCTCTAAtgcttccattggggtcccattgttcaatccaatggttaactgcaaccatcctcatctttaACAGTAGGgctttggcagagtctctcaggagacacccatacttggctcctgtcaacaagcacttcttggcatcagcgatagtGCATGGATTTGGTGGcagcaaatgggatggatccccaggtggggaagtctctggatgaccttctcttcagtcccttctctccactttgtccctgtatttcctcctgtgagtattttgttctcccttctagaAAGGAATGAAACATCGATATTTTGGTCTTTGGTCATCATATgacctgtgaattttttcttaggtattccaagcttttgggccaatatccacttatcaatgagtgaatattatttgtattgttttgtgatTGGTTCACCTCAATCTGGAtaatattctctagttccatccatttgcctaagaatttcatgtagttgtttttaaatagtgaaaaagtactccattgtgaaaatgtaccacattttctgtatccattcctctgttgaaggacatctgggttcttccagattttggctattatagataaggttgctatgaacatagtggagtatgtgcccttgttatatgttggagcatcttttggttgtatgcccaggagtagtatagctgagtccttagatagtagtatgtccaattttgtgaggaatggccagattgatttccagagtagttgttcTAGCTTACAGTCCCAtgaacaatagaggagtgtttctatttctctacatccttgccagtatctactgtcacctgagtttgtgatattagctattctgactgttgtgaagtggtatctcagtgttgttttgatttgcatttccctgatgacagaggtattttatattatttgggactattgtgaagggtgtcatttccctaatttctttctcagcctgtttattctttgagtcaaggaaggctactgatttgtttgagttaatttaatatccagccatttggctgaagttgtttatcaggattaggaattctcaggtggaacttttggggtcacttaagtatactgtcatatcatctgcaaatagtgatatttgacttcttcctttccaatttatatccctttgacctccctgtgttgtctgattgctctggctaggaattagCCTACTATATGGAATAGGTAGGGAGAGGCctgtcctctgctatatatactgtagctggagccatgggtcggtcACCCCATGTGTAGTTTTTAGTTGGTCAttttgtctctgggagctctatttttaaaaaggcagatgGTATGGGAAGTACATTTGGATAACAAGAAAAGTTCTGATTCCTGGGTTATGAATCTCAAATTCTTATGAGAATCTGCACTACTATTTTAAGTTTCAATTTAGAAAATGAGCACAcgaaaaattcctaaaattagGATTGATTTATTTCATATGGCATTGTGGCAGTaagtagaaaattatttaatacatGGGccacataaatacaataaaaatagaacttaACCTCAAACACACCTCCTTGCAAAACAATTGCTAACAAAATTGTTATACAAGATTGTCTTGGTAGACAGCATATATTGGGG
This window harbors:
- the LOC116889930 gene encoding olfactory receptor 10A4-like — protein: MSNSGLRKNGSLSFCSEFTLVAFSSLAELQPVLFLVFLVTYLFTVGGNLTIICVIWVTRSLHTPMYFFLANLSFLEMCYISSVVPQMLVHLLVQIKTISVRGCAVQMYVFTILGLTECCLLATMAYDRFVAICHPLHYPLRMGPSVCLKLAGASWMTGILVESAQTTWIFTLPFCGAGTIQHFFCDIMPVVKLACVDTSQNEIVIFIISLIFIMSPCLFILCSYVRIILTILKMPSAAGRHKAFSTCSSHILVVSLFYGTALFTYLQPKGSHTPDTDKATALMYTVVTPALNPVIYTLRNKEVKEAFHKVTQRKLHRQID